Proteins encoded by one window of Musa acuminata AAA Group cultivar baxijiao chromosome BXJ2-9, Cavendish_Baxijiao_AAA, whole genome shotgun sequence:
- the LOC135623901 gene encoding probable glutathione S-transferase parA, whose amino-acid sequence MKAVVLLDFWASPFGQRCRIALAEKGVDYEYREENVLGDKSPLLLQSNPVHKKIPVLIHDGKPVCESLIIVQYIDEAWPDRAPLLPADPYSRAQARFWADFVDVKFNECGSRLWKLKGEAQAAAKEEFIGILKLLEGELGDKKYFGGDAFGFVDVALAPFVSWFYSYETCAGFSIEEAAPKVVAWGKRCMERESVANALSHPDKIYEIVGVLKKKFGVE is encoded by the exons ATGAAGGCGGTGGTGCTGCTGGACTTCTGGGCGAGCCCGTTCGGGCAGCGGTGCCGCATCGCATTGGCAGAGAAGGGAGTGGATTACGAGTATAGGGAGGAGAACGTCCTGGGGGACAAGAGCCCGCTGCTGCTGCAGTCCAACCCCGTGCACAAGAAGATCCCCGTCCTCATCCACGATGGCAAGCCCGTGTGCGAGTCCCTGATCATCGTCCAGTACATCGACGAGGCGTGGCCCGACCGCGCGCCGCTGCTTCCCGCCGACCCCTACTCCCGCGCCCAGGCCCGTTTCTGGGCCGACTTCGTCGACGTGAAG TTCAATGAATGCGGGTCAAGGCTGTGGAAGCTCAAGGGCGAGGCCCAGGCGGCGGCCAAGGAGGAGTTCATCGGGATCCTCAAGCTGCTGGAGGGCGAGCTGGGGGACAAGAAGTACTTCGGCGGTGACGCCTTCGGATTCGTCGACGTCGCGCTCGCCCCCTTCGTGTCCTGGTTCTACAGCTACGAGACCTGCGCCGGCTTCAGCATCGAAGAGGCGGCGCCCAAGGTGGTGGCCTGGGGCAAAAGGTGCATGGAGCGGGAGAGCGTGGCCAACGCACTGTCACACCCCGACAAGATCTACGAGATAGTCGGCGTTCTCAAGAAGAAATTTGGGGTCGAGTAG
- the LOC135622094 gene encoding probable glutathione S-transferase, translating to MAETKGLMLLNFWPSPNGMRCRVALAEKGLEYVYREEESILECKSRLLAKSDPVRMRVPVLLHDGKPVCESLVIVQYLDEVWPDRAPLLPADPYGRAKARYWADFIDKEIFGCGLKLWKVEGEKQEEARDQFIRALKVLEGELGAKKYFGGDTFGFVDIILVPVVAWYRTYELFGIFRTEIQAPRLMAWGKRCMERESVAMSSLPDPHKVYEFVCFLRNKNPGLQPF from the exons ATGGCGGAGACGAAGGGGTTGATGCTGCTGAACTTTTGGCCGAGCCCCAATGGGATGCGCTGCCGGGTGGCGTTGGCGGAGAAGGGGTTGGAGTACGTGTACAGAGAGGAGGAGAGCATATTGGAGTGCAAGAGCCGGCTGCTGGCGAAGTCCGACCCCGTGCGCATGAGAGTCCCTGTCCTCCTCCACGACGGGAAGCCCGTGTGCGAGTCCCTCGTCATCGTCCAGTACCTCGACGAGGTGTGGCCCGACCGCGCGCCGCTGCTGCCCGCCGACCCCTACGGCCGCGCCAAGGCCCGCTACTGGGCCGACTTCATCGACAAGGAG ATCTTCGGGTGTGGGCTGAAGCTGTGGAAGGTCGAGGGAGAGAAACAGGAGGAGGCGAGGGATCAGTTCATTCGGGCACTCAAGGTCTTGGAAGGTGAGTTAGGGGCGAAGAAGTACTTCGGCGGCGACACCTTTGGCTTCGTCGACATCATCCTCGTCCCTGTCGTGGCCTGGTACCGCACCTACGAGCTATTTGGAATCTTCAGGACGGAGATACAAGCTCCGAGGCTGATGGCGTGGGGCAAGCGGTGCATGGAGAGGGAGAGCGTCGCCATGTCGTCGCTTCCTGATCCCCACAAGGTTTACGAGTTCGTGTGCTTCCTGAGGAACAAGAACCCCGGGTTGCAGCCATTCTAG
- the LOC135623664 gene encoding glutathione S-transferase U20-like, producing the protein MKAVVLLGFWVSPFGQRCQIALAEKGVEYEYREETVPRDKSPLLLESNPVYKKIPVLIHDGKPVCESLIIVQYIDEAWPDRAPLIPADPYGRAQAHFWADFVDKKVCEAALNLLKLKGEAQEAAKEEFIESLRLLECELGDKKYFGGDAFGFVDIALVPLTSWFYSFGTYGGFSVEEEVPKLVAWSKLCLERESVANSLCDPLKVYEYAKKIFG; encoded by the exons ATGAAGGCGGTGGTGCTGCTGGGATTCTGGGTGAGCCCGTTCGGGCAGCGGTGCCAGATCGCGCTGGCGGAGAAGGGGGTGGAGTATGAGTACAGGGAGGAGACCGTCCCGCGGGACAAGAGCCCGCTGCTGCTCGAGTCCAACCCCGTGTACAAGAAGATCCCCGTCCTCATCCACGACGGCAAGCCTGTGTGCGAGTCCCTCATCATCGTCCAGTACATCGACGAGGCGTGGCCCGACCGCGCGCCGCTAATTCCCGCCGACCCCTACGGCCGCGCCCAGGCCCACTTCTGGGCCGACTTCGTCGACAAGAAG GTCTGTGAAGCTGCATTGAATCTGTTAAAGCTCAAGGGCGAGGCCCAGGAGGCGGCCAAGGAGGAGTTCATCGAGAGCCTGAGGCTCCTGGAGTGCGAGCTGGGGGACAAGAAGTACTTCGGCGGCGACGCCTTCGGCTTCGTCGACATCGCGCTCGTCCCCTTAACGTCCTGGTTCTACAGCTTCGGGACCTACGGCGGGTTCAGCGTCGAGGAGGAGGTCCCCAAGCTGGTGGCGTGGAGCAAACTGTGCCTGGAGAGGGAAAGTGTCGCCAACTCCCTTTGCGACCCCCTCAAAGTCTATGAGTATGCCAAGAAGATATTTGGATAG
- the LOC103999072 gene encoding probable glutathione S-transferase: protein MAETKELVLLNYWVSPYGMRCRIALAEKRVEYEHKEENVMEKSPLLLQSNPVHKKIPVLVHGGKPVCESLVIVQYVDEAWPDRAPLLPVDAYGRAQARFWADFVDKKIFECGTKLWRLKKEAQGEAKKEITEGLKLLEGELGEKKYFGGDAFGFVDIALVPLMAWFRTYEYFGSFSAETEAPKLVAWGKRCMERESVAMSLPDPAKVYELVCFIRKTFGLE, encoded by the exons ATGGCGGAGACGAAGGAATTGGTGCTACTGAACTACTGGGTGAGCCCTTACGGGATGCGCTGCCGGATCGCGCTGGCGGAGAAGCGGGTGGAGTACGAGCACAAGGAGGAGAACGTGATGGAGAAGAGCCCGCTGCTGCTGCAGTCCAACCCCGTGCACAAGAAGATCCCCGTCCTCGTCCACGGCGGCAAGCCCGTGTGCGAGTCCCTCGTCATCGTCCAGTATGTGGACGAGGCGTGGCCGGACCGCGCGCCGCTGCTGCCCGTCGACGCCTACGGCCGCGCCCAGGCCCGCTTCTGGGCCGACTTCGTCGACAAGAAG ATCTTTGAGTGTGGGACTAAGCTATGGAGGCTCAAGAAAGAGGCACAAGGAGAGGCGAAGAAGGAGATCACTGAGGGACTCAAGCTCCTGGAGGGCGAGCTGGGGGAGAAGAAGTACTTCGGCGGCGACGCCTTCGGCTTCGTCGACATCGCCCTCGTCCCTCTCATGGCCTGGTTCCGCACCTACGAGTACTTTGGAAGCTTCAGCGCGGAGACGGAGGCTCCCAAGCTGGTGGCGTGGGGCAAGCGGTGCATGGAGAGGGAGAGCGTCGCCATGTCGCTTCCTGACCCCGCCAAGGTTTACGAGTTAGTGTGCTTCATAAGGAAGACGTTCGGGCTCGAGTGA
- the LOC135623663 gene encoding glutathione S-transferase U19-like, whose protein sequence is MSERAERDRVRAMKAVVLLDFWASPFGQRCRIALAEKGVEYEYSEENIRGDKSPLLLESNPVYKKIPVLIHDGKPVCESLIIVLYIDEAWPDRAPLLPADHYARAQARFWADFVDKKVCESALNLWKLKGEAQEAAKEDFIEILRLLECELGDKKYFGGDVFGFVDIVLVPFTTWFYSCETYAGFSVEEAVPKLVAWSKRCLERESVANSLYDPVKIYEYVKTIFG, encoded by the exons ATGAGTGAGAGAGCGGAGAGAGACAGAGTGAGAGCGATGAAGGCGGTGGTGCTGCTGGACTTCTGGGCGAGCCCGTTCGGGCAGCGGTGCCGGATCGCGCTGGCGGAGAAGGGAGTGGAGTACGAGTACAGCGAGGAGAACATCAGGGGGGACAAGAGCCCCCTGCTGCTCGAGTCCAACCCCGTGTACAAGAAGATCCCCGTCCTCATCCACGACGGCAAGCCTGTGTGCGAGTCCCTGATCATCGTCCTGTACATTGACGAGGCGTGGCCCGACCGCGCGCCGCTGCTTCCTGCCGACCACTACGCCCGCGCCCAGGCCCGCTTCTGGGCCGACTTCGTCGACAAGAAG GTCTGTGAATCTGCATTGAATCTGTGGAAGCTTAAGGGCGAGGCCCAGGAGGCGGCCAAGGAGGACTTCATCGAGATCCTGAGGCTCCTGGAGTGCGAGCTGGGGGACAAGAAGTACTTCGGCGGCGACGTCTTCGGCTTCGTTGACATCGTGCTCGTCCCCTTCACGACCTGGTTCTACAGCTGCGAGACCTACGCCGGGTTCAGCGTCGAGGAGGCCGTCCCCAAGCTGGTGGCGTGGAGCAAGCGGTGCCTGGAGAGGGAAAGTGTCGCCAACTCCCTTTACGACCCCGTCAAAATCTATGAGTATGTCAAGACGATATTTGGATAG